From the genome of Deltaproteobacteria bacterium:
TGCGCCATGTCGAAGCCGGCGCCGTTGTCGCGCACGAAGAAGACCACCTCGCGCTCCGAGCTGGAGGCGGTGAGCGGAAGTCGCCCGAACTCGATTCGTGCGGCCGGCTGTTTGCCGGTGTACTTCCAGGAGTTGCCCAGGAGATTCTCTAGCGCGATGCGCAGCAGCTGCTCGTCGCCTTGCGCGCTGAGCGCCGGCTCGATGTGGAACTCGGCCACACGCGCGGGCTGAGTCTGGCTCAAGTCGCGGGCGATGGCCGCGGCCAGCGCGCTGAGGTCGACGGTACGGCGCTGCAGCTCGGCCCGGCCCACGCGCCCGAGCTGGAGCAGGTCTTCGATCAGCTGGCGCATGCGCTCGGCAGCAAGGCGGGTGCGCTGCAAGTAGTGCTGCGCTTGTTCGTCCAACTGCGCACCGTACTCTTCGAGCAAGATGCGGCTGAAGCCGTCGATCGCCCGCAGCGGCGCACGCAGGTCGTGGGAGACGGTGTAAGAGAAGGCTTCCAACTCGCAGTTGGCGTCGGCTAGCTCGCGGTTGAGGCGCTCGCTTTCCCGCACGCGCTCGGCCAGGTCGCGATTGAGCGAATCGAGGCGGGCCCTTTGCGCGTTGATCTGTGCGCTCTTGCGAAACAGCTCGACGAACGCCGCCACTTTGGCACGCAAGACCGGCGCCGCCACCGGCGCCATGAGATAATCCACCGCCCCGACGGCGTAGCCTTTGTACTCGTGGCACGCGTCCGCATCAGTGGCGGTGGCGAAGATGATCGGGGTGTAGCGCGAGCGCTCGCGCCGGCGGATCAGAGCCGCGGTCTCAAAGCCGTTGAGGCCGGGCATGTGCACGTCCATCACGATCACGGCAAAGTCCTGCTGCAAGGCGCGGCGCAGCGCCTCCTCGCCGGAGCCGGCGGTGACCAGCTCGTAGCCCTGGCCCTCCAGCACCGCCAACATCGCCTGCAAGGTCGCCGGCCGGTCGTCGACCAGCAGGACGCGCGCGGGCAGGTCCGTGGTGCCGGCGTCAACTGCGGTATTGATGGCGGTCATGCTTGCTGGCCGAGTTCACTGGCCCCTCACGTGACCTCTCC
Proteins encoded in this window:
- a CDS encoding response regulator is translated as MTAINTAVDAGTTDLPARVLLVDDRPATLQAMLAVLEGQGYELVTAGSGEEALRRALQQDFAVIVMDVHMPGLNGFETAALIRRRERSRYTPIIFATATDADACHEYKGYAVGAVDYLMAPVAAPVLRAKVAAFVELFRKSAQINAQRARLDSLNRDLAERVRESERLNRELADANCELEAFSYTVSHDLRAPLRAIDGFSRILLEEYGAQLDEQAQHYLQRTRLAAERMRQLIEDLLQLGRVGRAELQRRTVDLSALAAAIARDLSQTQPARVAEFHIEPALSAQGDEQLLRIALENLLGNSWKYTGKQPAARIEFGRLPLTASSSEREVVFFVRDNGAGFDMAHAGELFTAFKRLHAASEFEGTGVGLATVQRVIQRHGGRVWAESAAGTGTTFYFTLSLEPVSVVGDQHSAFRTQEWQYDHESTTG